Below is a genomic region from Estrella lausannensis.
CTTTTCCAGAGGAGAGGATCTCGCCTCTTCCTAAAATTCTCGTTTCTATCGGACGCCCTGTCTCTATTGTTTCTATGTTCGGATAGCGGATAGCTACCGGACGATTCCAGGCAAACGCGCTTTCAAGCAAGTCTTTGAGCAGATCGCCGTCCCGTGGCTGCGCAATGACCATGTTAGGCATCGCATTCAGGAAGCTGATGTCGTAGATCCCGTTGTGAGTTTGGCCGTCTCCGCCGGCAATGCCTGCCCGGTCAATTGCAAAAACCACTCTAAGCTCTTGCAGGCAGACGTCGTGGAAAAGGTTGTCGAAGGCTCTTTGTAGAAAGGTGGAATAGACTGAAGAGACCACTTTTAAGCTTCCGCCGTGTGCCAACCCTCCGCAGAAGGTAACAGAGTGCGACTCGGCAATTCCCACATCTAGACAGCGTTCTGGATATTTTTGGACGAAAGGATCGAGGCATGAGCCGCAGGACATGGCCGGGGTTACAGTCACGATCGTTTCATCGCGATCAGCCATTTCCAGGATGTGTCTGCCGAAAATTTTGGGGAATGTCGGTTTGTTGGAGGCGGTCGGAAGGAATTTTTGCGTGTTCACACAGAACGGTTTCGCTCCATGCCAAGTGACTGGATTTTTTATTGCCTCTTGCATCCCCTGGCCCTTCCTGGTCAAGAAGTGGAGGATCACCGGCCAGGAGGAGTTTTTAACGCCTTCCAGCGCATCGATGACTTGCTTAAGATCGTGTCCATCGATAGGGCCGATGTAGGAGAGGCCAAAATGTTCAAAAAAAGCAGCGGGGCTGAAGAGGTTTTTTATCGATTCGGTGATTTTTTGACCTTGATGGGAGAGCTTCGTTCCATAGCCGGGCACTCTCTTAACCAGCGCATCCAGCTCCTGGCTCAGCCAGTTTGTCGTGGGGCTGTTGACCATGCGGCTTAGGATTTGTGTGATAGCCCCAACGTTCTTGGAGATAGACATCTCATTGTCATTTAAGATCACGATGAATTTCTTTAGATCGCGGGAGATGTTGTTCAGTGCCTCGAGCGAAAGGCCGCAGGTCAGTGTAGCGTCGCCGATGATCGGAAGAACATATTCATCCCCATGGAGGAGGTCGCGTCGCTTGGCGACACCGAGCGCCAGCGAGAGGGCTGTCCCGGCGTGCCCGGCATAAAAGTGGTCGTGCTCCGATTCTTTGGGATGGCTAAAGCCGGACAGGCCGTTTGTCTGCCTGATTGTAGTGAAGCGACTGTTTCTTCCCGTCAGTAATTTATGAACATAACTTTGGTGGCTGACATCAAAAATAATTTTGTCGTGAGGGGAGTTGAAAACCTTATGGAGGCCGATGGTCAGCTCGATGATGCCGAGGTTTGAAGCCAAATGTCCGCCTGTTGTGGACAGCACGGAGATGATGCGTTCTCTGATTTCATCACGCAAATTTTCCAGTTCGGTTAGCGAGAGCTGCTTGAGGTCTTCGGGCTGGGCGATTGCGTTTAAAAGCGGGTATTCTTTCATTATTGCGCCGCTCCGTTTTTAGGCGGTGAGAACTCTTGTGTTGCGGGCCTTTTATCGTCACCCATGACCAACTCTCCGTCTCGGTTTTTGATCAGTGTTTCAATCTTGGTTTCAGCATCCTGCAGTTTTTTGGCGCAGAACTGTATGAGAGAATCTCCCTCTTCATAGAGTTTCAGTGAGTCGTCGAGCGCGATGGCGTCCTGATTCATTTTCTCAACGATCTCTTCCAGTCTCGCAAAGGCGCTTTCAAAGGTGTGCTGGGTCATAAGGAGTGCTATTTTTCTTTCAGGCGGTGAGTGAAGCGAGCAGCGGCTTTGCCATCCGATAGCATCACCGTGAAATTTTGCTCATTTTCCAATTGGTCAAGCGATTTTATAACGGAATTTCCCTTTTCGGAAAAGAGAATACTATAGCCTCTTCCGAGGAGATTCTTGGGATCTTGAGCCTGCATCAACTCCTGAATGTGGTGCAGTCTGCGTGTTTTGAAAATTATCAGACGTTTGATGGCGTCATCCAGATTTTTTCGCCAATGAGTGGAGCGGACGCGGTCTTTCAGGCGCCGCACTTGCCCCACTGCCGATGCTTGCAGCAGCTCTTTGCTTTTTTGGATCAACGATCTAAACGAGAGGGTTTTTAAGCGGATTAACTGATTGAGTCTGTCATTGACGTGTTTAAGCTTTTGTTTTCGCAAAAGCAGTTTCGCGGTCGGCTTTTCACTGTCCAGTCTTTTGGCGAGGTGCGCCCGGCGCAGTTTCAAAGTTTCAAGCAATGAGCGCATCTTAAGATCGAGCACCTCTTTTTCATCATCGAGAGCCTGCGCTTTAGCACCGATTAGTCGGTAAGGATCTTTAAAAACCTGAGACTTTGCAATCTGCATCAGGTGGATTTTTAAAGTAGCAACGTGCTTTCGGAGAGCTGAACTCAAGCCGCGTTGCATTTTGCCGACAGTGGCCGACAAAGCGCTTTTATCCGGCACCACCATTTCAGCTGCCGCCGATGGCGTCGGCGCCCTTAAGTCGGCGACATATTCCGCGATGCAGTGGTCGGTTTCGTGGCCGACAGCACAGACAACAGGAATTCTACTGAAGAAAATCGCTTCGGCGACAATCTCTTCATTGAACGCAAAAAGATCTTCCATGCTGCCACCGCCGCGTCCAACGATTAGGACATCGGCGAGATCGTGCGCGTTGAATTGTTTGATCGCTGCCGCGATCTCCTCGGCAGCTCCGGCTCCTTGCACTTTGACAGGGTTCAAGAGGATGTGAACTCCAGGGTAGCGTCTGCTCAGTACATTGCAGATATCCTGAATGACGGCACCGGTGGGGCTTGTGACCACGCCAATCCGTTTGGGGTTTTTTGGCAGCGCTTTTTTTCTGGATTTGTCAAACCAGCCTTTTTTGTGGATTTTTGCTTTCAGCTCCTCAAGACGAAGTAGCAGCTCACCGAGGCCGGCCAACTTGAGCTCTTTCACGACAATTTGGTAGCGGCCGCCGGCTGGATAGACATTCATGGCGCCTTTTATGATGACGCTGTCGCCGTCTTTAAACGGCTTTTCCAGCGATGCGGCATCCCCTCTGAACATGACGCAAGCTATTTGTGCGGATTCATCTTTTAGGGAAAAGTAGAGGTGACCCGAGGACTGCTTTTTAAAATTGCTGATTTCCCCGCGCACTGACACAGCGGGAAATGTTTTTTCGAGACAAAATTTGACAGCATTGGAGATCTCGGATACAGATAAAATGATTTCGTCTTGCGCCATCGTGGAAGTTTTATTGTTATTGGTGAAAAACTCCTTGAAGAGTAAGCGAGCCCGTTCACTTTTGCAAGGGGGAAAAGCGAGTCGGAGAGTCTTTGAATGCTTAGGCCCCACTCCAGTACAGCTAATTCATTGTGGGCCTTTGGGAAAGGTATTGTCTCAAGATCCCCGATTATGGGGCGGTATTGGTTTTGAAATTTCTATACCGAAAGTGTCTCAAAATTTGGTTTTTGGCAAAGAGAAAGCTCTCGCGATTGAATGATCGTAAGCCACCTAATATTAGAAAATATGAGGTGGCTTACGATCATTCAATCCCGAGGCTTTCTCAAAGCCAAAATCCCAAGTTTTGAGATACTTTCGGTATACATATCGAAGAGGCAATCGATGCAGGGATCGGTCCCTAAAAGTTTAAAACGCGTTTTGGTGATTGACGATTATTTTTTGAACCGCGAGCTTGCGGTCGATCTGGTTAAAATGCTGGGATTTTCCGTCGATGCCGCAGCAACTTCCTCGGAGGCGATGACGCTCTTTCTTAAATATCACTATGATCTTGTATTGATGGATATTGAGATGCCAGGTATGGACGGCTATCAGCTGACTGAAGAGATTAGAAAAGTGAAGAAAGAGATTAAGATTGTGGCTTTTACGGCTTATGCAATGCCGGGAGATAAAGAGAAGTGCTTAAATGCCGGCATGGATGACTATCTCAGTAAGCCGGTGGAAATTGACCAATTTGAGAGAATTCTCCTAAAGCATTTGGACGAGAACCTCAATAAAGGAGGCAGCATCTGCTAAGATGCTGCCCTCATAGGACCTTAGATGCTCATCATCATAGGGACGAGTACGTTCGGGTTGTCACCCTCTTCGAATGAGTTGCCCTTGAGATTTTCTGTCGTTTTTATGACGATGTTCATTTGCCACTTCAAGGCGGTGACCGGTGCGACAACACCTACGGTGTGGATCCCGATACCGGCGAAGTTGATCATCGTTCTTCCGAGCGCCAGTCTGAATTCATTGTTCAGAAGGTCGACTTGTCCGAACGAAAAAGCGCAAGCAATGGCTGTAAAAACAAGTTTTACAACGTTGGTAATCAGGTTTAAGATGCTTTCCGGGATATGGCAGAAGTGCGTTGCAGCTAGGGCCACGCGTCTTCCGAAGCTGACGCCTTCGCGATTGCCTCCAGCTAATTCCCAGAGTTCAATCTCTTCTTTCGTGGGTTCTCTCGTCTGAGTTGCTGGGTTGTAGTCTTGATCATCGGCATATCTTGGATTGAAGTTTGCTTCACCCTGATATTTCGACTTGTAGGCGAACTCACCGTGAAATTCTGGGTTGTAGTCAAATGAATGAGGGGTAGAGTAGTTAGGAATCATGTTAATCTCCTGTTTTTTAAGATAATATAAATAATTGTTTCTGGGTATTTTAACCTGTTTTTAATTAAACAGCAAACCGAAATGTGCAGTTGGCATTGTGGTCAATGTTTTATGATTTTTGATATTCTCGCAGTGTCGCAAAAAAATGAGACGCTTTCGGTATAAGCAGGCGCGGTTTGGCAGTCCATGCGAGCGCCTTGGTTGTTAGCGCTAATTTTACGATATTAGTGACAATATTGAAGAGTCGCTCGGGGATGTGTAGCAGGTGAGTGGCTGCGAGTTCGGCGCGCGTTAAAAAGCCTACACCCCGGGGCCCTTCAACAGAGTAGCAAAGAGTCTGTGCATCTCGGAGTAGCGGGTGGATATTGCCAATGGTGTACGGACCATTAAAATCGTAAATCATAGAGTACTCCTTTTATTTTTAGCGAGAAAAAGCATTATATTATTAATTGATTAATCGGTCAACAAGTAAATTGATCGTTCGTTCATTTCTTTGTGGGTCGCTCCTGACTATTGAGCTGTACGGTTGCGAGGTGTTTGCGGTGAGGACGGGTGGGAGGCGTGCAGTCTTCTTAATTTTTAAGGGAGTCTAAGAGCAAAGTTTGAAGTTTATTTCACGGGTTTATATAATCCTGTATTTCATCAATAAAGAGAAAAGTAGCGTATGGAGTCGGAAGCAAGCGTCATCATCGCCGGCAACTGGAAGATGTACAAAACCAACATCGAAGCTGTCGATTTCATCAGGAAACTCGGAGAGAAAATCGCCCCCACCAAGGCGCAAGTTCTTCTCGCCGTTCCTTTTACCGCTATCGCGCCCGCCGCGAAAGAGGCGGAAGGATCCCTGATAGAAATCGGGGCGCAGAATATGAACGATGCCTCCGAAGGGGCATTTACAGGCGAAGTGGCGGCCAAGATGCTGATCGACGCCGGAGCGAAATTTGTCATTCTCGGCCACTCCGAAAGAAGACGCTATTTCAATGAAGATGACGCCTTCATCAACCGCAAGGTAAAAAGAGCTCTAAAGGAAGGGCTTAAAGTTATCTTGTGCGTTGGCGAGTCACTAAGCGAGCGGGAGGCGGAGAAGACTGAAGAAATTCTCCAAAATCAGCTAAAAGCCTGCCTCGATGGCGTTTCAGAAAATGACATTAAGCATTTGATTATCGCCTACGAGCCCGTGTGGGCGATTGGCACCGGTCTGAATGCAACAGCGCCAGTCGTTGAGGAGACTCATCTTGTCATCCGACAAATTTTAGCCACGCTTTACAGCGAAGAGGTGGTTAAAAAGGTATCTATCATTTACGGAGGCTCTGTAAAACCGGCAAACGCCCAGGCTTATATCGACGAGCCGAATATCGATGGGCTCTTAGTTGGCGGCGCTTCCCTTGATCTCGATACATTTGATCAAATAGTCAATTACCAACACCACGCAAACACATAAAGGTTCGACAATGGTCTCATTTTTTTATTTCACAGCACTGACCTTCTTTCTGATTTTAGCAGTCCTCCTGAGCGCGATGATCTACATCCAGGAAGGCAAGGGAGGCGGACTGGGGGCTGCATTTGGAGGCGAGGCGCAGGATTCCCTTTTCGGAACATCGACAGCAGACATCCTGAAAACAATCACAGGTTACATGGCAGCCGTGTTTTTAGTGCTTTGCGTGCTTCTCTCTCTCTGGACTTCATCCATGGGAAGATCGCAGAATATCGCTGACGAGTCTGTTATTGAAGAGATTCAGGCTGAATAGCAAATTTAGTGGCTTGCACTACGGGATAATCGCCTGTCAGTAGCATTCAAGTAGCTGCTTCACTCCTGAATTGACAATACCGAAAGTATCCTAAATTTTGAGTCGCTTTCGGTATATAAGCCCGCTCCAAAAGAGCGGGTTTTTTTGTGTGGGCAGGTCGGCTATTGTCCGAGGTGATAATCTTTTTTGATCTGTTTGAGCTTTTTTTCCATTTCGTCCCGTTCTTTTCCCTTGATCCGGTCGATAAAGAGCACTCCGTTCAGATGGTCGTTCTCATGGCAGACACAGACGGAATCCAGTCCTTCCAATTCCTCTTCAAAAGCGTTGCCATCGATATCAAGGGCTCTAATTTTGACCCGAAAGGGGCGGGAAACCTCGCCTCTTAAGCCGGGGATGGAAAGGCATCCTTCATTATAGACAACCTTGTCGTCGCTGAATTCAATAATCTCGGGATTGATGTAGACTTTGACCTGGCCTGGCTGAAGTCTGCCTTCATCGTCTTTTTTAGGCACCGCAGTCACAAAAATACGCAGCAAGCTTCCTACTTGATTTGCCGCAAGTCCGATGCCGTTTTCCAAAAACATGGTTTCCACCATATCTTGAGCAAGCTGTTTGACTTCCGGCGTGAGCGAGCCCACCGGTTGTGCTTTCTTTCTTAAAAGGGGATTTCCGTAGTAGGTGATTTTCAGGCGCATCGTTGCTATCTATTGATGAGGTTTGTTTCTTAAGGCTGCTGCCGGATTGGAATTCTGGTGTGTGTCTGAAGATTTTTTATTCCATCCTGGTTCAAAAAGCTCCCAAAACGAAAGAAAGCGAATCCCATAATATCCTCTAAGGGACTGTTCACAAACTAAAATCGCATGAGATCATTTTGTGGGCAGTCTCTAATGAGCACATCTTACATCATTTTGATTAAGTTGAAAAAGACTTCCGTTGGATCGAATTCAAATCCCTTTGGCTTTAAAGCTCTCTTTAGGGCATTGTATGGATAATTATCCCCTTTAAATTACCGGTCTTTATCCCCGTAGGGACTACCCGCGAATTTGGAAGTGGTTAATTTTGGAAAATCGAAATAAACCAAGTCCTGGAACAGTCTCTTAGCTGACATGTAATCTTTCAATCCTGGAGAGCTTTCTCTTTGCTAACAATCAAATTCTGAGACACTTTCGGTATAAACTCCCATGCAAACTTCTGTTTTACAACAAACTCCATCAGCGGCCGGCTCCCGATGTGCACTGTGCAAAGCGGAATCGGTTTCAGAGCTTCAAGAAGAGGGAAGATCCTTTTGCTGCCCGGGATGTCTTGCGGTTTACAACATTCTCAAAGCTAAAGGAGAGTTGGCAGCGGCGCAGGATCACCCGCTGACTAAGGCTGCACTTCGTTTCGGCATCCTTTCAAATCACAGTTTATTTGGAGAGAAGGAGAGTGAAGAGTCTGACTCCTCTGCTGAGGAGCGGCTTAAACTCTATATCGATCTGGAGGGGCTTTGGTGTCCATCCTGCGGAGAGATCATCCGGCTAACTCTCTTTAATGGTCCAGGAGTGAGTAAATGCGTGGTGGACTTCGCCACCGATCTGGCATTCATCGAATACAACCCTCTCTTGACGTCCAAGGAGACGCTGTTTGGCAAGATCAAAGAGCTTGGCTACACTCCACATGTTATCGAAGACAGCGCTCGCAAAAAGGCTTCACCAGCTCTGAAGATCCGCATGGCTCTTGCCAGTTTTTTAGCAATCAATCTAATGATGCTTTCGTCACCGATCTACGTTTCCTACTTTGTCAGCGATATCGAAGGCTTCGGCTACCTCTTCGCCCTGCTTTCGCTTGTTTTTGCCGCTCCGGCGGTCGTGTTGGCCCTTCCCCTTTTTCTAAGATGCTACCACCAGCTTCGCTTCGGAATTGTCGGCATGGAGGCACTTGTCACGGTCGGTGTCTCGACAGCGTTCATTCTCTCTTGCATCAACCTGATCAAAGGAAGCTATCATATTTATTTCGATTCGATGGCAGTGGTGGTGGCGCTTGTGCTTGTCGGCAAGGCGATCGAAAGCGAAGCTAAATTTTCGGCAAAAGAGTCGATGATGCGTCTTATGCGCGCAACCCCCAAAAGAGCGCGGAAAAAATTTGCCGAGGGAGAGGTGCGTTTTGTCTCAATCAAAGAGGTTGCTGTCGGAGATATTTTGGTGGCTCATGTCGGAGAGAAAATTGCCCTCGACGGACTCGTTTTGACAGGCTCCGGCGCCGTTGACGAATCGCTGATGACCGGTGAGGCAAGACCAGTGTCTAAAAAAGAGGGGAGCCGCCTTGTGGGAGGAACCTT
It encodes:
- a CDS encoding 1-deoxy-D-xylulose-5-phosphate synthase — encoded protein: MKEYPLLNAIAQPEDLKQLSLTELENLRDEIRERIISVLSTTGGHLASNLGIIELTIGLHKVFNSPHDKIIFDVSHQSYVHKLLTGRNSRFTTIRQTNGLSGFSHPKESEHDHFYAGHAGTALSLALGVAKRRDLLHGDEYVLPIIGDATLTCGLSLEALNNISRDLKKFIVILNDNEMSISKNVGAITQILSRMVNSPTTNWLSQELDALVKRVPGYGTKLSHQGQKITESIKNLFSPAAFFEHFGLSYIGPIDGHDLKQVIDALEGVKNSSWPVILHFLTRKGQGMQEAIKNPVTWHGAKPFCVNTQKFLPTASNKPTFPKIFGRHILEMADRDETIVTVTPAMSCGSCLDPFVQKYPERCLDVGIAESHSVTFCGGLAHGGSLKVVSSVYSTFLQRAFDNLFHDVCLQELRVVFAIDRAGIAGGDGQTHNGIYDISFLNAMPNMVIAQPRDGDLLKDLLESAFAWNRPVAIRYPNIETIETGRPIETRILGRGEILSSGKGIVLIGLGAMVYTALAVKEELKEYGIDATVVDPVFVKPLDTDLLTDLLLTHSTIVTIEEHSVMTGLGSIVNHHLLTNGFSNVQSINYGVPETFIEQGKLSDLLDSIGLTKDKIVANLVQRLNLKQDSGQKNMTQTEAR
- a CDS encoding exodeoxyribonuclease VII small subunit, with the translated sequence MTQHTFESAFARLEEIVEKMNQDAIALDDSLKLYEEGDSLIQFCAKKLQDAETKIETLIKNRDGELVMGDDKRPATQEFSPPKNGAAQ
- the xseA gene encoding exodeoxyribonuclease VII large subunit, with amino-acid sequence MAQDEIILSVSEISNAVKFCLEKTFPAVSVRGEISNFKKQSSGHLYFSLKDESAQIACVMFRGDAASLEKPFKDGDSVIIKGAMNVYPAGGRYQIVVKELKLAGLGELLLRLEELKAKIHKKGWFDKSRKKALPKNPKRIGVVTSPTGAVIQDICNVLSRRYPGVHILLNPVKVQGAGAAEEIAAAIKQFNAHDLADVLIVGRGGGSMEDLFAFNEEIVAEAIFFSRIPVVCAVGHETDHCIAEYVADLRAPTPSAAAEMVVPDKSALSATVGKMQRGLSSALRKHVATLKIHLMQIAKSQVFKDPYRLIGAKAQALDDEKEVLDLKMRSLLETLKLRRAHLAKRLDSEKPTAKLLLRKQKLKHVNDRLNQLIRLKTLSFRSLIQKSKELLQASAVGQVRRLKDRVRSTHWRKNLDDAIKRLIIFKTRRLHHIQELMQAQDPKNLLGRGYSILFSEKGNSVIKSLDQLENEQNFTVMLSDGKAAARFTHRLKEK
- a CDS encoding response regulator: MQGSVPKSLKRVLVIDDYFLNRELAVDLVKMLGFSVDAAATSSEAMTLFLKYHYDLVLMDIEMPGMDGYQLTEEIRKVKKEIKIVAFTAYAMPGDKEKCLNAGMDDYLSKPVEIDQFERILLKHLDENLNKGGSIC
- the tpiA gene encoding triose-phosphate isomerase — protein: MESEASVIIAGNWKMYKTNIEAVDFIRKLGEKIAPTKAQVLLAVPFTAIAPAAKEAEGSLIEIGAQNMNDASEGAFTGEVAAKMLIDAGAKFVILGHSERRRYFNEDDAFINRKVKRALKEGLKVILCVGESLSEREAEKTEEILQNQLKACLDGVSENDIKHLIIAYEPVWAIGTGLNATAPVVEETHLVIRQILATLYSEEVVKKVSIIYGGSVKPANAQAYIDEPNIDGLLVGGASLDLDTFDQIVNYQHHANT
- the secG gene encoding preprotein translocase subunit SecG, coding for MVSFFYFTALTFFLILAVLLSAMIYIQEGKGGGLGAAFGGEAQDSLFGTSTADILKTITGYMAAVFLVLCVLLSLWTSSMGRSQNIADESVIEEIQAE
- the def gene encoding peptide deformylase; translation: MRLKITYYGNPLLRKKAQPVGSLTPEVKQLAQDMVETMFLENGIGLAANQVGSLLRIFVTAVPKKDDEGRLQPGQVKVYINPEIIEFSDDKVVYNEGCLSIPGLRGEVSRPFRVKIRALDIDGNAFEEELEGLDSVCVCHENDHLNGVLFIDRIKGKERDEMEKKLKQIKKDYHLGQ